The following proteins are co-located in the Naumovozyma dairenensis CBS 421 chromosome 9, complete genome genome:
- the RPL28 gene encoding 60S ribosomal protein uL15 (similar to Saccharomyces cerevisiae RPL28 (YGL103W); ancestral locus Anc_6.156): MPSRFTKTRKHRGHVSAGKGRIGKHRKHPGGRGMAGGMQHHRANMDKYHPGYFGKVGMRYFHKQQGHFWKPVLNLDKLWTLIPEEKRDEYLKSSSKSAAPVIDTLAAGYGKVLGKGRIPNVPVIVKARFVSKLAEEKIKAAGGVIELIA; encoded by the exons ATGCCATCCAGATTCACTAAGACTAGAAAGCACAGAGGTCACGTCTCAG CCGGTAAAGGTCGTATCGGTAAGCACAGAAAGCATCCCGGTGGTAGAGGTATGGCTGGTGGTATGCAACACCACAGAGCTAACATGGATAAATACCATCCAGGTTACTTCGGTAAGGTTGGTATGAGATACTTCCACAAGCAACAAGGTCATTTCTGGAAACCagttttgaatttggaCAAATTATGGACTTTGATTCCAGAAGAAAAGAGAGATGAATACTTGAAATCTTCTTCCAAGTCTGCTGCTCCAGTTATTGACACTTTGGCTGCCGGTTACGGTAAGGTCTTAGGTAAGGGTAGAATTCCAAACGTCCCAGTTATCGTTAAGGCTAGATTTGTCTCCAAGTTAGCTGAAGAAAAGATCAAGGCTGCTGGTGGTGTCATTGAATTGATTGCTTAA
- the VPS73 gene encoding putative sugar transporter (similar to Saccharomyces cerevisiae YBR241C and VPS73 (YGL104C); ancestral locus Anc_6.155): protein MLLITKNLLACILVSCLGSIQFGFHLGILNVPSEILSCSEFKIPNELLPYEDTWLGSHNFKQCIPMDDEQLGILNAIFCLGGLFGSYFVGDFADRYGRRCASLYNCFLGILASLLLFSSGGFQSLLWGRFLMGVSCGVMIVISPLYSKEVTPAAWKGILDVLNQVSVKAGILFTQIIGLTFDDSYRWRWIFFTGAMLSLLNMFMWLRVDDSPRWLFSKGFRKDTERVLFELLGGTYDEAKKIVDEWTREAELQANMNNIDNNGGSNSNSSLISGPSSMWQYLRNDIYKNPRRIIAILLVGQQLCGINSLIFYGIRVINQVDPKHSIQINILLSLTTLLITFLTSIMIAILNRKPLLIISTIVIIISSLFMSVGINENKPLLLTINIFLYSIGYAIGLGPLPFVIMQEVSTPVDQKMGTKYGTAWNWIGSMIVGYIFPVLYDILVGHVYTIFAIVSILLACHIYQGVPETKNKKSFLEMWSGY, encoded by the coding sequence ATGCTGTTAATCACGAAAAACTTACTGGCATGTATACTAGTTTCATGTTTAGGTAGTATACAATTTGGATTCCATTTAGGTATATTGAATGTACCAAGTGAAATTTTATCCTGCTCGGAATTCAAAATCCCTAACGAATTATTACCATACGAAGACACTTGGTTGGGATCGCACAATTTTAAACAATGTATCCCCATGGATGACGAACAATTAGGTATATTGAACGCTATCTTTTGTCTAGGTGGGCTATTTGGATCATATTTTGTTGGAGATTTTGCCGATAGATATGGGAGGCGATGTGCCAGTCTATACAATTGTTTCCTCGGTATTCTTGCATCTCTTCTATTATTTAGCAGTGGTGGATTTCAATCATTATTATGGGGTAGATTCCTAATGGGTGTATCATGCGGAGTTATGATTGTTATTTCCCCCTTATATAGTAAAGAAGTGACACCCGCAGCATGGAAGGGTATATTAGATGTCTTAAATCAGGTGAGTGTAAAAGCTGGTATTTTATTCACACAGATTATAGGGTTAACATTCGATGATTCGTACCGTTGGAGATGGATTTTCTTCACCGGAGCCATGTTATCTCTCCTGAATATGTTCATGTGGTTAAGAGTAGACGACTCACCAAGATGGTTATTTTCGAAGGGATTTCGTAAAGATACAGAAAGAGTGTTATTTGAACTTTTAGGAGGAACTTACGACGAGGCAAAGAAAATAGTGGATGAATGGACTCGAGAAGCTGAATTACAAGCtaatatgaataatattgataataatggagGCTCAAATTCCAATTCTAGTCTCATATCTGGTCCTTCATCAATGTGGCAATATCTTAGGAATGATATTTATAAGAATCCTCGTCGAATTATTGCTATATTACTGGTAGGACAACAGCTTTGTGggataaattcattaattttttatggTATCAGAGTGATCAATCAAGTGGATCCTAAACATTCCattcaaatcaatattCTATTGTCTTTAACGACATTACTTATAACCTTTTTGACTTCTATTATGATTGCCATTCTTAATCGGAAACCATTACTTATCATATCTACTATCGTAATcataatttcatcattatttatgAGCGTTGGAATTAATGAGAATAAACCATTGTTATTaactattaatatattcctCTATAGTATTGGATATGCCATTGGACTTGGTCCATTACCATTCGTAATAATGCAAGAAGTCTCTACACCTGTGGATCAAAAGATGGGGACAAAATATGGGACCGCTTGGAATTGGATTGGTTCCATGATAGTTGGGTATATTTTCCCTGTCTTATATGATATACTGGTTGGTCATGTATATACAATATTCGCCATTGTAAGTATATTATTGGCCTGTCATATTTATCAGGGTGTTCCTGAAacgaaaaataaaaagagcTTCTTAGAAATGTGGAGTGGTTATTAG
- the MLC1 gene encoding Mlc1p (similar to Saccharomyces cerevisiae MLC1 (YGL106W); ancestral locus Anc_6.151) → MSTITKNNKDIFTLFDKKGQGAISKELFGDYLRAIGYNPTNQQVNDILINGNASSSLTLEQISELVQANQAELDATTNGKVEDFIKAFQVFDKENTGKVSVGDIRYMLTGLGEKLTDEEVDELLKGIEIDGDGQIDYRKFIEDVLRQ, encoded by the coding sequence ATGTCTACTATAACCAAAAACAACAAGGATATATTTACGCTCTTCGACAAGAAGGGACAAGGTGCCATTTCTAAAGAATTATTCGGTGATTATCTACGTGCTATAGGATACAATCCAACAAATCAACAAGTCAATGATATCCTGATTAATGGTAACGCTAGTAGTAGTTTGACTTTGGAACAAATTTCTGAACTTGTCCAGGCTAACCAAGCGGAATTGGACGCTACTACTAATGGTAAAGTGGAAGATTTCATTAAGGCTTTCCAAGTCTTTGATAAGGAAAATACTGGTAAAGTCTCTGTTGGTGATATAAGATATATGTTGACTGGACTTGGGGAAAAATTGACTGATGAAGAAGTCGATGAACTGTTGAAGGGGATTGAGATTGATGGTGATGGTCAAATTGACTACagaaaattcattgaagatGTTTTGAGACAATGA
- the RMD9 gene encoding Rmd9p (similar to Saccharomyces cerevisiae YBR238C and RMD9 (YGL107C); ancestral locus Anc_6.150), protein MLLYRSTVQKSRTLGILYQNTIKAIPRTSSTNFTVSPLATPAPSIVGLRFNSGYGGNSSYKKPYYNKGNNTNKRKNNSDRVFQPAANIPEDSPVYNEIYAFDDCVFQTLNASRTPLSYTRSHDLNDRRTTTTSNPLFWDSLNKGMHLYETLYEAPEFGGSRTSKLVHLLHNGLRINRRDRVQLRKKPDYDSNSFSKEMEIFLCNSLRRIASDLIENKIKIYPYGAMHLLTAFIELKLDDEAIKLWKIAVENEALKDVFLEPSVIGVMLPKLYENGASYAEIKNLFEVSSNMKEHRLPHANLFIGMIRASLMANENEAALEIFRKLCENGTSNKEKSLSFGYMMEGHLLFIECCKDMGMANEFFQKIIDKEMPYAVKLQVSSLNRYLENIWNLKENFDDVYNVWYKAVNYYQLENTNVGIFSSLNNTFFKIFFQKFSTDKVEGFKRLNHIIKVYNDVKGVDEPFLNNILSKCSLWNDRSIFDYVEKSYELYNIPKTIVTHRIFLKVLGSIDDVTTEELLQKWYNIINKEDQIGQQFISNADWSALRDATVGWTASKMASPENENISKERDVLYLKIIKKFAQFRRDDSQIRAYTKYLVASPNFSTFAETLEQFDRIDASDIIVPQLHSVESHEIDETALKRLII, encoded by the coding sequence ATGTTACTGTATAGATCGACTGTTCAAAAATCTCGAACATTAGGAATCCTATACCAGAATACCATCAAAGCAATTCCAAGAACAAGCTCAACCAACTTCACTGTTTCTCCACTGGCAACTCCTGCTCCAAGTATCGTCGGACTAAGATTCAATAGTGGTTATGGAGGAAATTCCTCGTACAAGAAACCATATTATAATAAGGGGAATAACACCAATAAGAGGAAAAACAATAGCGATCGGGTATTCCAACCAGCAGCAAACATTCCAGAAGATTCTCCTGTATACAATGAAATCTACGCATTTGATGATTGTGTATTCCAAACATTGAATGCATCTCGAACTCCATTATCATACACGAGATCTCATGACCTAAATGATAGACGAACAACAACTACGTCAAATCCCTTATTTTGggattctttaaataaagGCATGCATCTTTATGAAACTTTGTATGAAGCACCAGAATTTGGTGGTAGTAGAACTTCTAAATTGGTTCACCTTTTGCATAACGGGTTAAGAATCAATAGACGTGATAGAGTTcaattaagaaagaaacCTGATTATGATTCTAATTCGTTCAGTAAAGAGATGGAAATATTCCTTTGTAATTCGTTAAGGAGGATCGCATCAGACTTAATTGAGAATAAAATTAAGATCTATCCATATGGTGCCATGCACCTGTTAACCGCGttcattgaattgaaattggaTGATGAAGCTATCAAGCTATGGAAGATCGCAGTGGAGAATGAAGCTTTGAAAGACGTCTTTCTTGAACCTTCCGTCATTGGAGTTATGCTACCTAAATTGTACGAAAATGGTGCTAGTTATGCAGAAATTAAAAACTTGTTCGAGGTAAGTTCTAACATGAAAGAACACCGGTTGCCTCATgcaaatttatttattggtATGATAAGGGCTTCTTTGATGGccaatgaaaatgaagctgctttggaaatatttagaaaattatgTGAAAATGGTACAAGtaataaagagaaaagTCTATCATTTGGTTATATGATGGAAGGCCATTTATTGTTCATTGAATGTTGTAAAGATATGGGGATGgctaatgaatttttccaaaaaatcattgataaagaaatgCCATACGCTGTAAAATTAcaagtttcttctttaaacAGGTACCtggaaaatatttggaatcTGAAAGAGAATTTTGATGATGTATATAATGTTTGGTATAAGGCAGttaattattatcagtTGGAGAATACTAATGTTGGCATATTTTCATCGTTGAATAATACTTTCTTTAAgatttttttccaaaaattctCCACTGATAAAGTGGAAGGCttcaaaagattaaatCATATAATTAAAGTGTACAATGATGTGAAAGGTGTTGATGAAccatttttgaataatatcttgTCGAAATGTTCATTGTGGAATGATCGTAGTATTTTCGATTACGTTGAGAAAAGttatgaattatataacATTCCAAAGACAATTGTGACGCATAGAATATTTCTCAAAGTATTAGGATCTATTGATGATGTTACAACGGAAGAGCTATTACAAAAATGgtacaatataataaataaagaagatcAAATAGGTCAACAATTCATTTCTAATGCAGATTGGTCTGCATTAAGAGACGCAACAGTGGGATGGACAGCTTCCAAGATGGCTTCCCCCGAGAATGAAAACATTTCCAAAGAAAGAGATGtcttatatttgaaaataataaagaaatttgcCCAATTCCGTCGTGATGATTCTCAAATTAGAGCATACACTAAGTATCTCGTAGCATCACCAAATTTCTCAACATTTGCAGAAACACTCGAGCAATTTGATAGAATTGATGCTTCAGATATCATTGTTCCACAATTACACAGTGTTGAATCCCATGAGATAGATGAGACAGCATTAAAAAGgttgattatttga
- the NDAI0I01420 gene encoding uncharacterized protein (similar to Saccharomyces cerevisiae YGL108C; ancestral locus Anc_6.149) — protein sequence MGICASKTDSPTTTTTATTTTNTNKPVQRIRPKHNKNAEETTKGTRKKKTVAAVQTSGTKLGAATNDDDDGGKLSPKEAARLAAEKRFKEATEKETKGELGKKLASERAKTYKAHVLEDAEKRNLERERENLTFD from the coding sequence ATGGGTATATGTGCGAGTAAGACAGACTctccaacaacaacaacaacagctACTACTACCACCAATACAAATAAACCAGTACAAAGAATAAGACCTAAGCATAACAAGAATGCTGAGGAAACTACTAAAGGAACtaggaaaaagaaaacagtAGCTGCAGTACAAACGAGTGGTACTAAGCTAGGCGCTGCgacaaatgatgatgatgatggtggtAAGTTATCACCGAAAGAAGCTGCAAGGTTGGCGGCAGAGAAACGTTTCAAAGAAGCAACTGAAAAGGAAACCAAAGGTGAATTGGGTAAGAAATTAGCTAGTGAAAGAGCCAAGACATATAAAGCTCATGTTTTGGAAGATGCTGAGAAAAGGAACTTGGAGAGAGAGAGGGAAAATCTAACGTTCGATTAA
- the CUE3 gene encoding Cue3p (similar to Saccharomyces cerevisiae CUE3 (YGL110C); ancestral locus Anc_6.145) produces the protein MNRIIDITGETAEISLPIVKFPPLSLTALLVEKDPVVWAHLLETYVEYFEFLMTNNNLEQLDASTFDHLCIFIRSYIHEMALNVGNLASLGMNHDVTEQSFKLRCWIFQMIKDCGLLHLQIYGETLWDLVKLFVEENPVSVRSLIDSSLKPKINTQKAQLNRIHQLQQQLKHIIESGNFTRVDLKAFQALLSKKSLKPNKFSEQFLTPSWVETIELLWAKGKGRANVIARQLLITTLLSVPAKSIANVMKELGISDIDTLLLYPLLGCILINEKFQARIPNLLSTVGFLNVTNNDQTTDDNVDSINDDFPQDINSNEAEPFQIQIKQEDLNALGELFPGLSNYQKTVLLQRYDSNVELVTNLLFEDPSIIDNIPQVNPSEPKAVKNRQSAKKIVSLDKEDETQSELELDTNHIKSASKNEMASITKKHVPDELRNKTLTRALKLLYDDDEDERDDTYDEAEVNRSNTKIGLDTDNDNDGDVAEETSQQTKKTAARYDAIEGYLWQLLKEDKSLFERSKRGSKVRKDMKQQTNWSDEQIEGWSRMLERSPQRARILEEKFMFRGNKRSGKTSFVQNRDQDTDQELPSRGPSWTPKQQSNAKNNRDHNRNLRKKANNSTDKKSEENNGTKSDKNKVQQERKNPDTKSDTKTEANTENGTNKNKKKKASKSSHNRKSGFR, from the coding sequence ATGAACCGTATTATCGACATCACTGGAGAAACCGCTGAGATATCGCTACCTATAGTGAAATTTCctccattatcattaacTGCATTACTAGTGGAAAAGGACCCGGTAGTATGGGCGCATTTATTAGAAACATATGtggaatattttgaattcttgatgaccaataataatctagAACAATTAGATGCATCAACGTTCGATCATCTTTGCATTTTCATCAGAAGTTACATTCATGAGATGGCTCTGAACGTGGGTAATTTGGCCAGTCTTGGTATGAATCATGACGTTACGGAacaatcattcaaattaagGTGTTGGATATTCCAAATGATTAAAGATTGTGGGTTGTTACATCTACAAATTTATGGGGAGACACTATGGGATTTAGTTAAATTATTTGTGGAGGAGAATCCTGTTTCCGTACGATCTTTGATCGACTCATCATTGAAACCAAAGATTAATACACAGAAGGCGCAATTGAATAGGATACAtcaattacaacaacaattgaaaCATATTATAGAATCTGGGAATTTTACAAGAGTGGATTTGAAAGCGTTCCAAGCTTTGTTGAGTAAGAAGTCTCTGAAAccaaataaattttctgAGCAATTCTTGACACCTTCATGGGTCGAAACCATTGAATTGCTGTGGGCTAAGGGTAAAGGTAGAGCGAATGTGATTGCTAGACAATTATTAATTACCACTTTATTGTCCGTTCCAGCAAAGTCCATTGCTAATGTTATGAAAGAGTTAGGTATAAGTGATATCGATACACTATTGTTATATCCTTTACTAGGTTGTAtcttaataaatgaaaaattccaaGCAAGAATACCTAACTTATTATCAACAGTTGGGTTCCTGAACGTTACAAACAATGACCAAACAACAGATGACAACGTTGATTCTATAAACGATGACTTTCCCCAGGATATCAATAGCAATGAAGCAGAACCTTTCCAAATACAAATTAAACAAGAAGACTTGAATGCATTAGGTGAGTTGTTCCCAGGCTTATCGAATTATCAAAAGACTGTCCTATTACAGAGATACGATTCTAATGTTGAACTAGTAACGAATCTTCTGTTTGAAGATCCTTCCATAATCGATAATATACCACAAGTGAATCCTTCTGAACCTAAAGCTGTTAAAAATAGGCAATCAGCCAAGaaaattgtttcattaGATAAAGAGGATGAAACTCAAtcagaattagaattagataCCAACCACATCAAATCAGCATCGAAGAATGAAATGGCAAGTATAACGAAGAAACATGTCCCAGATGAATTACGTAATAAGACATTAACAAGGGCGTTGAAATTActttatgatgatgatgaagacgaAAGAGATGATACATATGATGAAGCAGAAGTGAATCGTTCTAATACCAAGATTGGATTAGACacagataatgataacgaCGGAGATGTTGCTGAAGAGACCTCGCAACAAACGAAAAAGACTGCAGCAAGGTATGACGCTATTGAAGGTTATTTATGGCAGTTATTGAAAGAggataaatcattatttgagAGATCTAAGAGAGGTTCGAAAGTAAGGAAGGATATGAAACAACAAACTAACTGGTCTGATGAACAAATAGAAGGTTGGTCGCGTATGTTGGAAAGATCTCCTCAGAGAGCAAGGATTCTGGAAGAGAAGTTCATGTTTAGAGGGAATAAAAGATCAGGAAAGACATCGTTTGTACAAAATAGAGATCAAGATACGGATCAAGAACTGCCTTCTCGAGGACCATCATGGACGCCAAAACAACAAAGTAATGCCAAGAATAATCGTGATCATAATAGAAACTTGCGGAAGAAGGCAAATAATAGTACTGATAAAAAAAGTGAGGAAAATAATGGTACCAAAAGTGATAAGAACAAGGTCCAGCAGGAACGTAAAAATCCTGACACTAAATCTGATACCAAGACTGAAGCGAACACTGAGAATGGAACAAACaagaataagaagaagaaggcCTCCAAATCTAGTCATAATAGAAAATCAGGATTTAGATAG
- the ARC40 gene encoding Arc40p (similar to Saccharomyces cerevisiae ARC40 (YBR234C); ancestral locus Anc_6.143), with product MSFQTTDKSVLAAFKLVKAPIYSHCFSNDRSLLAITCETDCLIYRMNGANANPKLVATLSNHDKTITAVDISIHGRIVTCSQDRNAYVWEPLSDGTYKPTLVLLRINRAATCVTWAPNGYKFAVGSSARIIAVCYYEQENNWWVSKHIKKPIKSTINCLSWHANGVLLASGGTDGYVRVFSGFIKGLDTKEAVAGSVWGTKFPFGSLVNERYHGAYVHDVKWRSNIEKIAYVAHDGTLNIFDSQNDLQSVNAPDGLPFKALVWINDHEIICAGYSCHPVLFAEAAQGWKFAKNLDKVADSNQAQISTHTTGTSVEDEDENPTFGMSALKKFKELDLKGKVSANVKESAHENAISELASFAESSGQVTQVSSSGLDGKIVIYTI from the coding sequence ATGTCATTTCAAACAACCGATAAATCAGTTCTAGCTGCTTTCAAGCTAGTCAAAGCGCCAATTTATTCCCATTGTTTCTCCAATGATAGATCCCTATTAGCCATCACATGTGAAACAGATTGTTTAATCTATAGAATGAATGGAGCCAATGCTAATCCTAAATTAGTGGCTACTTTATCTAACCATGATAAAACTATCACCGCAGTCGATATCTCTATCCATGGTCGTATCGTTACTTGTTCTCAAGATAGAAATGCATATGTTTGGGAACCATTAAGTGATGGAACTTACAAACCAACATTAGTCTTATTGCGTATTAATAGAGCAGCCACCTGTGTAACATGGGCACCTAATGGGTATAAATTTGCCGTTGGGTCAAGCGCTCGTATCATTGCTGTTTGTTATtatgaacaagaaaacaatTGGTGGGTTTCTAAACATATTAAGAAACCTATCAAATCTACAATTAACTGTTTATCATGGCATGCAAATGGTGTCCTATTGGCATCAGGTGGTACCGACGGTTATGTTAGAGTATTCTCTGGGTTTATTAAGGGCTTAGACACTAAGGAAGCAGTTGCTGGATCCGTCTGGGGCACTAAATTCCCATTCGGTTCTTTAGTGAATGAACGTTATCATGGTGCATATGTTCATGATGTTAAATGGCGTAGtaacattgaaaaaattgctTATGTGGCTCATGATGGtactttgaatatttttgattcaCAAAATGATTTACAATCTGTAAATGCTCCAGATGGTTTACCATTCAAAGCCTTAGTTTGGATTAATGATCACGAAATTATTTGTGCAGGTTATTCATGCCATCCTGTCTTATTTGCAGAAGCAGCTCAAGGTTGGAAGTTTGCCAAGAATTTAGATAAAGTAGCTGATTCGAATCAAGCTCAAATCTCTACACATACTACCGGTACTAGTgtggaagatgaagatgaaaatcCAACTTTTGGAATGTCTGCTTTGAAGAAGTTTAAAGAATTGGATTTGAAAGGTAAAGTTTCTGCCAATGTCAAAGAAAGTGCTCATGAAAATGCTATTTCAGAATTAGCATCATTTGCTGAATCTTCAGGACAAGTCACCCAAGTTTCCTCATCTGGATTAGATGGTAAAATCGTCATATATActatttaa
- the DAD3 gene encoding Dad3p (similar to Saccharomyces cerevisiae DAD3 (YBR233W-A); ancestral locus Anc_6.142), whose amino-acid sequence MSEEITPLQQNVLEKYRHLARSLQSLDNTIKDLNTTKRDSGNISPEQALEQMREIEVKLGLVGTLLKGSVYSLILQKKNEFKNLE is encoded by the coding sequence ATGTCGGAAGAAATAACTCCATTACAACAAAATGTTCTAGAAAAATATAGACACCTTGCACGATCACTTCAGTCTCTCGATAATACAATCAAGGATTTGAATACAACTAAAAGGGATAGTGGTAATATCTCTCCGGAACAAGCCTTAGAACAAATGAGGGAAATTGAAGTCAAACTGGGACTTGTTGGTACATTATTGAAGGGGAGTGTTTATTCATTGATActtcagaagaagaatgaattcaagaatttagaATAA
- the TAF6 gene encoding TATA-binding protein-associated factor TAF6 (similar to Saccharomyces cerevisiae TAF6 (YGL112C); ancestral locus Anc_6.141), with protein MTQQQQSYTIWSPQDTVKDVADSLGLENINADVLKALAMDVEYRILEIIEQAVKFKRHSKRDMLTTDDVAKALRALNVEPLYGYHDGSAENKNVSFGKVTTGGQSIYYLNDEEVDLDKLINEPLPQVPRVPTFTAHWLAVEGVQPAIIENPNLNDIRASQPPFVRGAIVTALNDTSLQTSTTSNESAMIVSENKESDHFSIVKPGQNTEVKPLVKHVLSKELQIYFNKVIAALITTDTENPDAQYMKTAALTSLRTDSGLHQLVPYFIQFIAEQITHNLSNLELLTTILEMIYSLLSNTSIFLDPYIHSLMPSILTLLLAKKLGGTLTHDTPEELHESLERTNALRDFAASLLDYVLKKFPQIYKSLKPRITRTLLKTFLDTNRVFGTYYGCLRGISVLESESIRFFLGNLYNWARLVFNEQDYTLEDLDKENFFENNSNKKFSKEEIEYLVNTVINAICVLKNDLPDIYSGKDEEVSEEDKKKLVERCGVTIASSILKREDAKALICAIFFGEKVE; from the coding sequence ATGACACAACAGCAGCAATCATATACTATTTGGTCTCCACAAGATACAGTGAAAGATGTTGCTGATTCGTTGGGGTTGGAGAATATCAATGCTGATGTTCTCAAAGCATTAGCAATGGATGTGGAATATCGTATCTTAGAAATCATTGAACAAGCTGTAAAGTTCAAAAGACATTCAAAGAGAGATATGCTTACTACAGATGATGTAGCGAAAGCTCTAAGAGCACTTAATGTTGAACCATTATATGGATACCATGATGGGTCAGctgaaaacaaaaatgtTTCATTTGGGAAAGTCACCACAGGAGGTCAATCTATCTActatttgaatgatgaagaagttgatttggataaattaattaacGAACCGTTACCACAAGTCCCTCGTGTACCAACTTTCACTGCACATTGGTTAGCTGTCGAAGGTGTCCAACCAGCAATTATAGAAAATCCAAATCTAAATGACATTCGAGCTTCACAACCTCCATTTGTAAGAGGAGCAATAGTGACAGCTTTAAATGATACCAGTTTACAAACATCTACCACCTCTAACGAATCTGCAATGATAGTGTCAGAAAATAAAGAGTCAGATCATTTCTCCATTGTGAAACCAGGTCAAAATACAGAAGTGAAACCATTAGTTAAACATGTTCTATCCAAAGAACtacaaatatatttcaataagGTCATTGCTGCATTAATAACAACAGATACAGAAAATCCAGATGCTCAATATATGAAAACAGCGGCCTTAACCTCTTTAAGAACAGACAGTGGTTTACATCAATTGGTACCATATTTCATACAATTTATTGCCGAGCAAATTACACATAATCTCTCGAATTTAGAGTTATTAACAACAATTTTGGAAATGATTTATTCGCTTCTAAGTAACACATCTATTTTCCTGGATCcatatattcattcattaatgCCATCCATATTAACATTACTATTAGCCAAGAAACTCGGTGGTACATTAACACATGATACACCGGAAGAACTTCATGAATCCCTCGAAAGAACAAATGCATTACGTGATTTTGCTGCTTCTTTATTGGATTATGTGCTTAAGAAGTTCCCACAAATTTATAAATCATTGAAGCcaagaattacaagaacACTTTTGAAAACATTCTTGGATACAAATCGTGTCTTTGGTACATATTATGGTTGTTTGCGTGGTATATCTGTTTTGGAATCAGAGTCCATTAGATTCTTTTTGGggaatttatataattggGCAAGATTGGTTTTCAATGAACAAGATTATACGTTGGAAGATTTAGACAAGGAGAATTTTTTCGAAAATAATAGCAATAAGAAATTCTCAAAGGAAGAAATCGAATACCTAGTAAATACAGTAATTAATGCTATATGTGTGCTGAAGAATGATTTGCCGGATATCTATTCAGGTAAAGACGAAGAAGTCAGTGAAGAGGATAAGAAAAAACTGGTAGAACGATGTGGTGTTACTATAGCAAGCTCCATATTAAAAAGAGAAGACGCCAAAGCCTTAATATGTGCTATATTCTTTGGAGAGAAAgtagaataa